One Dunckerocampus dactyliophorus isolate RoL2022-P2 chromosome 15, RoL_Ddac_1.1, whole genome shotgun sequence genomic window, GGTTGTAATGTAGTGGAATTATTTATAATGTACATAGCTTGAAAGCAATTAAAATAATggattgtggctttttttgttttctcaccTTTTAATAAACTATTCCTAGGCAAACAATTATAATACACTGTATtgtaattttattgttttattgtacaTATTATGTAAAAAGGGTGTGAACCGTGGAGGTCTTGTTCGCTTCCCCTCGCTTCCTCCGAGTAAAATCTGGTGCAAACTCGCTTCAACCGCTTTTATCTGAATGATTGAACTCAGTAATGACcagcagagaaagagagagagagagagagtggcaTCAACAGTAATTAGGATTAACAATTGTTCCCATGTTATTGTGCGCTGTTGATTCATGTTGTTCCTAATTTTCCACTTActggaagttaaaaaaaaaaaagaaaaaacacacattgccATCGGTTATCGCATTACACTACGTTCAGTGGAgacatacatatttttattgagtatggcatacttttttttttatgttgtgcaCAAAAGGCTCTTGTAAATAAcgtaatacattttataatgtcaatgtttttttatttttgcatctgttttttgtgtgtgtggcaaaATTTCAGCTGTCACTACCATCTATTTATTCAGTAATTCCATTTACATTGTGCACAAAAAAGGCTCTGTTCTATGGCATAATAGTATAGTACATTTTCTAGtaacgttttttaacattgaaatatattttcaagtatttttttttgatgacgttttaaaaatgtaattttttttcccagtaattttcacacattttcttACATTGTGCACAAAAAAGGCTCTTTTCTTAgctatagtagtagtagtagtagtatacaCTCTGCAGTAATATGATActataaaataatgtttttaattatttttaaatattttcgtTACAATAAAagaatgtttgtatttatttttactttttttttcatgttgccaaaatattaacaatgtAATATTTCTCCAGCTGAGGCGGTCCTGTCCAGTCAATTGATGCACTTTGCTCTTTCACCTAACAGTACAGACAGTGGAGGCTGGCCTATGTTGAGCATTTTAAAGCCCCCGCCTCCTACCACCCACCCACTTCTCTCACTGCACTCATGTTAAATTCTAAAACTTGAGCATTTACCGCTAAATTCCCTGCTGGAAGCACAGGTGTGAGACATACGAGAGCAAGTGCAATGAAAGGTAAGGTCATCACTCTGGACGTCTGTTCTAATATTGTTGTCGATTCAAGCCCTCTTTTTTCCCTATTTTATCCCAAGGCGACGCTGCCAAAGTGGGCCTCCAGAATGGCAGCACCAGCCAGGCTCTGGACCCGCTGCCTGCCTCAGAGGAGAAGATGGAGGAGAGGGGCCAATGGAGCAACAAGGTGGAGTTCATCCTGTCCGTTGCCGGCTCCATCATCGGCCTGGGCAACATGTGGCGCTTCCCCTACCTGTGCTACAAGAACGGAGGAGGTgagaaatcattttttccagcaTGCACCAACGCTATCCCACTATATTTCTTACGGGAACCGCTGCAGTGTTTTCGTGAAATAAACGACACGCTATATGCCGTCCAACGGCTGCAGCCTAATTTCAGCCTCAGTTATAAAAAGGAAACAGCCATTTCTGGGTGTTGAAACAGCATGTGGTGGTTCTCCTCTCTCCACCTCCATTGGGGACAGGGTCAAAGGTCAGAGCCGAGACGGGTCAGACAGCTGTTGTTGCTCCTCGCTCGCAGCAGCTGTCCCCACAGAGGCAGAAATGTTACGCCACCCATTGGGGAAAATAAGACTAAAGGAAGGGACCGCGCAAGTTTGTCGCTACATTtaactttgttgtttgttcAATGTACATGGAACTTTTTGAATTGTGCGTTTTATATTTGCACAGTTGCgagaagcatttttttttttacagtaaaaaaaaaaaatcttatttcgAGACTCGGATTTTAGTGTGATTTTGGGCCCAATGCGTGTTTAAGCATAACGTGGAATATTTCGGCTCCGCGCAGGTGCCTTCCTCATCCCATATCTCATCTTCCTGTTTGCCTGCGGCGTCCCTGTCTTCTTCCTGGAGACGGCGTTGGGACAGTACACCAGCGAGGGAGGGATAACATGCTGGAGAAAGATCAGCCCCTTGTTTGAAGGTATAAAGATGCTTATATTACAGGctaggaaccatatttggttacGAAGTGGCCGCTTAAAATGGACCCAGCATGTACAACCACATCATCATGAGCTAAAACtggtcaaaatatatttttaatattattatttagttactttattttattattattattattttaaaacaatttctacatcattttttgttcatttatgtcaataatattatatataatttatattattatatatataataatattaaagcaatgaacaatgtttatatataatTACGTTATTATGACATATCAGTATCAGTACTTGAAAATAATACttttcatttaaataaatatttttcatttgattttgaTCACAGATGTAACTGTTATTTTTTAGaaagaaattaaacaaatatttaaacaaagGTAAAAACATGTACAACAGCAATAATTCTCTTACGTGTGAGCTTGTACGTACgtttttatgatttaaaaaaaatgttttttaaaggtgaaatattttacattatttttccaattaatttgtattaaatATTCACTAATTtaacaaatgttttaaaaaaaacaaccaaaaacaaaataaagaaaaaggatAAGTATACAAAagtataataattatttaacaTGTGACCTTTTCCATTACATGTTTTCtattataaaagaaaaaaataggctAAGGAAGCATGTGAGTGTTTAAAATGGACGCAGCACGCATCATTCCTGCCAAaagaaatttaatttaatttaatttataattatGTTATAAGGATATATTGCTGTTATATTGCTATCCAATAGATCAGCCGCctatttccgtaaaaaaaaaaacgtgatccTCATATGCAGttgaatgcctttcaaagcgaccctaatgaggataagcggcatagaaaacggatgggtgGACgagatgatcggtatcggaatcggcatcGGCATCACAAAATCCTGATAGGAGTATCCCTAATTGCcagaaattaaaatatttgttgacatttttcatattttctattGATTCTGATGTAACAGttgttgttttctacatgttaGAAATACAgtcaataaatataaaaaacggCAAAACATACAACACAACAATAATTCTCCTTTGTGTGTCCATTTATAGATTttgtatgatttaaaaaaaatgttttgttttgttttttttaaaaagggctTTGTTTTTTGAGTGGATAGTTTAAACCCACGCCATTTCTCCCAGCCGGTCAgctaaacacaaaaataacacaacataaaaataataaaaatatgtgcCAATGTAATTATATTGTAATGATGTATCCGTATCATTCAAAACACCAATAATATTGAGgttttgtgtgggtttttttcatattttgttgcttttttggataatttgtatgtacagtatgtttgtaaatattatatctttttaaaatgtttattttttgatCTTGGTGActgttatattttatttcttgcGTATTCTTCAGGTCTTGGCTACGGCACACAAGTGATCGTGACCTTGCTGAACTTCTACTACATTGTGGTCCTGGCTTGGGGGATGTTCTatctctccttctccttctcctgggATCTACCTTGGTCTTCCTGCAACAACTCATGGAACACAGGTACATGGGCTAGTTTGTCTTTTGTAGGGGAAAGAAAGCACCTTGTACTCTACTTCTCCAGAAAACTGTGTGGAGTTTCAGCGGAGAAACACCTCCATCAACCAAACAATCTTCTCCAATGCCACCTCTCCCGTCATGGAGTTCTGGGAGTGAGTTCTGTGTGAATGTGACGATGCATCACGTGTCTCACGCATGTGGTGGTGCGGAGGGCGACCATGCATGACCGTCTTTGGTCTCAACAGGAGACGAGCGCTGAGGATCTCGCCGGGCATTGACCATATGGGCTCGCTCAACTGGGATCTGGTTCTCTGTCTGTTCATTGCATGGGTCATGTGCTACTTCTGCATCTGGAAGGGGGTGAAGTCCACAGGAAAGGTGGGTGGGAGTCAAAAAACACAGTCAAAAGTATTTGTTTTGGGTTGACTGACAGTTTTGTGTGAATACAGGTTGTCTATTTCACTGCAACCTTCCCATATTTGATGCTTATTGTGCTGCTGGTGCGAGGGCTCACTCTGCCTGGTGCCGGGATCGGCATCCAGTTTTACCTCTATCCTGATTTGGGACGCCTGGCAGACCCACAGGTACCAAAATGTCTTGCTATATTATCAGGTGTGTCAAAAGTGCGGCCCCGTGGGCcattgaagtcgtaatattacgagaagcaaacaaaacagtaaataaacttgtcatttttagaacatcaggttgtggaaaaagttgtaacgtcatgacaataaagtcagaataacaGGAAGGAAATGTACAGGAAGAATGTTCAAATGGAAACAgcagaattggaaaaaaaaccacGACAGAGTATATCagggccacattaaaaaaaaagtcggagaattaaaagaaaaaaagttgtaatattacctttgccaaaggtcacataagtcccgcCTTTTCACAGCGGTCTCaagcaatgcctgttacgacggagtatgaaaataatctgagatttcgagaataaagtgggaaatttacgaggaaacactcgtaactttatgttacaggcattggacatgtggagggggcggggtaaggaaggcggcaGTAGAAGGGcgagctagccatgctaatctctTGGTGttcagctgctgttttgctgccaccttATAAATAAAAggttgcctgaagcaagaggaaggtTTCCTTGCTTCCTTGAGAGCTAAGCTCTATTTTCCatctgacacgtaatattaccactttattcttgtaaatttacgactttattctcgtaaactacaattttttttcttgtaaatctccaactttattctcgaaatctccgtttttttttttcaatgtgtacTCTAtcataaaaaacagctgtaattttacaggaataaagtcaaagtataaaggggaaaaaaagttccattctaatgagaaaaaaaaaatcacaattttacaagaaaaaactcgtaatattatgaggaaaaataatgtcattttagtagcatagagttgaaatattaaagaaaaaaacaagttattcttttaaagttgtaatagttTGGGAATCTAACACAAGAAAATCAAGTTTtgtgttttggaaaattaatttggggaaaaagttatatacgtaatcaagtcataatattacggaaaCAAAATtgacgaagattatttaagaagaaagttaaaatatttggaaaattcaaaGAAAACGCAAATAGggaagaaaagagcaaagattgaagtttgtactaataataggctttttcaccgatatcacaaagcggagatgctttttttttcttaaaatgtatataacttcttcacatctttacaaaatatcaaactggcccttgcatccttgcatttttcactatgtggccctcactggaaacgtttggacacccctgcgctacACTAGGATGGCATGCCATGACGATTAGGGATGGTCCGATCCGATACAGAATTGTTGCACAGTTTGAACAtggcgttttttgttttttttacatcagtgGTTCCTAACCAGCACATTCTGAGAGAGATCATCAGGTGTGCCAATGTCACTGAATTGGTTggaaaatgattatttattcaGCAGAAATACAACATGGAAGTGTCTGTATCGGACATGAAGAAGTGGTGTGGGGCCGTCCCTAAAACATCCATGCATTAGCAGCTATTACAGCTTTCATAAAGGTTAAAGGTCATTTGCGGGGCCTGGTTCACCATCTTTGGTTGAGGTTTAGGCTCTCAGGTTCTTCCCCAAATGAGAACCAAGTGTTCTGTCCCCTGTTGGCATTGGTGCACAAGGTGCAGGCCTCCCATGGTTCCTACTGGGGTCCTGCTGGGTCCATCTGCGCTGTGTAGAAAGAAGCAGGAACTGCAAGGATCAAATGCTAGGCCAGGACTCTGCTCGGACTGTAAACAGGACCACAGACTGCAGATCAGGCCTCCCAGTTCGCTCTCAAGTGTTTTTGAATGTAGAGGTTTTGTTAATGAGTATTCATTTCCCTGCATGTTACTGATTATACATCATCGGTAAATGTAAATGTCACGTGCATGCTCTTCTCTGCTGCTTTTATACAGTAATTGCATAGTTTCCACGATAGAGTATTCACCCTGAAAAAATAACTAGAGGAGTAACACTCAcatataatgaatgaatgaatactgcatatacagtataataaagaTTTATGACTAATCAGACACTCTGGGCCTCAGCATTCTGCTCCCtccatacatacagtagtagaTGTATAATTCTACACCGCATATTGATATACTAAAATTTGTTTCAAATCCAGATGTTTTAAATGCATCATCTCTTTCGAAGGTATGGATGGATGCCGGGACCCAGATCTTCTTCTCCTATGCTATTTGCTTAGGGTCGCTAACTGCGCTGGGCAGCTACAACAGATACAACAACAACTGCTACAGGTACTTCTGTCGGTTCTGCACACCTGATCGAGAAAATCGACTTCACGTGTTATGTCTTGCAGAGATTGCCTGGCGCTTTGCTTTCTGAACAGCGGCACCAGCTTTGTGGCCGGGTTTGCCATCTTCTCCATTCTGGGTTTCATGTCTTATGAGCAGAATGTTCCCATCTCAGAGGTGGCAGAGTCCGGTAAGGCCTGACACGGCCAGTCCACAGCAGATATCTCATTCATGACATTTGATGGGTTTTTTCTACTTCTATCCTGCAGGTCCTGGTCTAGCCTTCATTGCTTATCCTCGCGCCGTGACCATGATGCCCTTCTCTCCTCTGTGGGCCGCCCTATTCTTCATCATGATTGTTTTCTTAGGGCTGGACAGTCAGGTAGGTGCGGAATACGCtctatgaatgaatgatgatcCTGTAATGATTACACTGCCTCTAtgttagtttgtgtgtgtggagagcctCGTGACCGCCATCGTCGACATGTACCCTGCCGTGTTCCGTCGTAAAAACCGCAGGGAGCTCTTCCTCCTGGGTGTGGTCTTCATCTCCTTCCTAGTGGGCCTCGTCATGCTCATGGAGGTTGGTCTTGGACTCTCAAATACACTCATCTCAACGTGAAAGGGGGCTAAAGGGAACATATAGAAAACGgacttattaactcattcaatcccagccatttttcagaagacgaccccttcagtagcggccattttagaccattttgactgatctttcaaggcacacagagtattgtgttctatggctatataaacatggaacctaccgaaagaaagataagactcccatctttcatcagaaaaaacaagtttgtttctacctttttctgttctctcgtaatcagcagtagaaaatAGGTCAGTTCcagactaaaaaagggagaagatcagctttttgtgaaaagatacatttcaagcataactttcactttgacacaaatattgttgttttgcaccaaaatgaacatttattgacaaatataacaacatgaaccatttacaattttcacatttggaactgaactttgtgtgtgcatgtgtgcgcacgcgtgcaTGTGAAGCATTACAAtttgcgtaaccttctgcacgctacactcctccacgctctctcacttcctccttcctgtcatgtgtgacttTTTGGTCTACATGATCTTCTGCCgaactcttatcaaatgcacttctgccaccttgtgggcatttttatggcttaaaattgctctgaagtgaaatccattagtggagagttacgtcatcacctctttttgcctctcgcgcaaaaaaacgtaaaagactgATAAATACCTTGTTTATGAAAacatataactacgtctttgctattgaatgagttaattgctCGTATACAGATATTTGGGTCTCTGGTCTCAGTTGCTTGCCCCTTAAAGGGCCAGCACATGGCTTTTGAATGCTACTGCTGCTCAGAAGAGGGTTGTTTAGAGGGTATTTCAAGTGTGCTGTAATTTCTGATCGTTGGGGTATTTTGACCGAAGCGTCACAGACACCTGAGAACTGTTTTGCTCtgtgaaaaaaatatactgttttCTTTAGGGGATTGTGTGtttcccaacaaaaaaacacaacatagaTGACATGTTATCACCTCTGCACAGCTGGATACAAGACTGCTCTGCAGAGGTGTCAACAAGTCGTCATTTTGTAAGTACAAGCCAGTAATTTCTAACATGTCCCCATATTTTATAATGTCACTATCCCTAATATTCTATATGTCAAATATTCAAGTATAATTATGttgtaatgtatgtatgtgtaattgttttttgtttatttttgtcattgatTTAACTAAAAATGTGTACTGTAcacatatttggaaaaaatgtaaaatcacaaaaaataacCATAATCCTGTTGtaatgtttgactttttatatattttttagtctTTAAAGGTAGACCAAGAAACCTTATCGGATTATTTTGTGTAGTTGTTGAAAATGGACATTACTACACATAATGAATCTACTGACTTTTATCCAAACAAATGCTTTTTtgtagccaaaacaagataccGTTCTGTGATATTAAAAAACACCGTGAAGAGTGCACTAATAAGATGAACTGAGTAGAAAAGTTCCCATTTAACATTATACTACTGGGATGTTAACATGTAGTTTGTGATATAACTGTCGTATTGTATTAGCAAGCTGTAATTATTTAAATGTACATATGATCATTGCCGTATGCACAAACTATGACGCTTAGCCTTGTGTAACTGTGAattactttcatttaaaaacaaatagatTGAGTGTCGCTGCTGGTTTTTCCAGGGTGGCATGTACGTCTTCCAGCTGTTTGATTACTATGCCGCCAGTGGCATGTGTCTCCTCTTCATGGGCCTCTTTGAGACCGTCTGCATCGCTTGGGTCTACGGTAAGCCGGCCTTTAAACAGGAAGTGCTTTTGGATTGTGTATTAGTTGTTGCAAAAAAATGTCCTGATTGTGGTTCTCCAGGTGTGGATCGCTTTTATGACAACATCGAAGACATGATCGGCTACCGTCCCGGGCCTTATATTAAATACTGCTGGTTGTTCTTCACCCCAGCAACATGCATTGTCAGTTTAAAACATCTTCTCATGAGAATTTTGTATTAGATTGCACAAAATATGACTTGTTGGATATTAACACATTTATCCTTACAGGGTACATTTGCATTCTCCCTCATTAAATACACTCCCCTAAAATACAACAATGAGTATGTGTACCCATGGTGGGGCTACGTGATTGGCTGGCTGCTGGCTCTCTCCTCCATGGTATGCATCCCTCTTTGGATGGCGTACAAGATCAGCACCACCCAGGGAACATTCAGAGAGGTAATACTGTATTGCAATATAgttatataaatactgtatcagCTCTCATATACATGCGTTTGTCTTTTCTACAGCGCATCCGGCTGCTTATCACACCATCAGAGGATTTGCCCAAAACAAAGAGGGAGCAGGAGAGGTTGCTGGCCATTTTCGCTCCAGAGGAAGACACCAGCAGGAATAAAATTGGCTACCATCCTGTTTTGGAGCAAGACTCCAACTTATGAGGTCGCAGAATTCCTATATGCACCTCTTGGATGGATTTAATATGACCCAGAAGCCATATTTGTATCATATTATTGTGCTACCATGAGTGATTTTTGTATTTAcgcaataaaatgtatttttatttgaaggTGAACTATATGATGAAACTATGCAATATTACTGCTCTAGTTCTAGAACTACTAATGTGTCAGTCTAGTTTCTTATTTTTACTGTAACAAATTGTCTATATAAGGAAACTTGTAtgtctgtttttaaataaagatgTAAAATCTGACAGCGAAGCACTTTACTATCCTCACAGTAACTTTGAAAAGCAATTTAGCTGTATTGACAAGTCCTTACGAGGGAAAAATACTGGCGACAcgacaaactttttccacccagggccgcatactgaaaaatcaatggATTCAGGCGGTAGTGTCGTTCGCAAACGATCCGGatagagccggctctttttttgttttactgttaAAGCTGCGTGTAAAAATGTGTGGTGCCATGCATGTAGATACTGAGCAAAAggctgacctacatttacaatttaaactCTATATTTGTCtgaatgtattatatatattgacCCTTATTCTGGCtggttaagtccccactgaaggcccaggtaccttTTTATGACTTAGCTTAACAAAAACATGCTAATTCGTCAGAACCTTTGAAAAAGAATGACACTTATCAGCGCGAGTGTCGTTGGTGtcttctgattggctgacagTTTTTGCGTCACTGGCTTGTCACCCACAACGTGCCCTCGAGACACCCTCCTTTTTCCCCCATCATGCACCCGGGGATGACTGAGGAAAGATGGCGGAAGGAGGAGCGGCCGATCTGGAAACCCAGAGAGGAGAGGTCGCGGCACTAATGAAAAcgcaactaaaaaagggagacaCTTGGTGAGACTTcagtttgaactttttggacaAGTGCAGCGCGACCGCCAGTTGTCTCGGCAGCGACTGTCAACGTCATGAAGCTTGTGGAAAGTGGCGCTTACGGGCCGTGTTGACAGTTAGCTTTGAGCTAGCTAGCATGTGTGTCAGTTATCGTCGGTTCAGTTAGACACTACTTGGGGccacacattcatacatttacTTCGCATTCTTTATTTGTGACTGTGTTGATCACGCCTGTATTATTTTACAGCTTGTAAATCTATGACTTTAAGAAGTACCATGTCATTTGCGATGATCGTGCAAGATAGCTAGTAGCTATTTGGCTAGCGTGCCGAACTGTCAGTGGGTTCATTCGTCGACTTCTTTAGGGCGGAGTCTGAAAAAGAAGCACCTGTCAAAATCAGAGCGCCAGCTGGCCACAAGTTGAGCAACTCGACCTCAACTGTGCGTTAACAGTGCCACTTTTACCGCTCATGTTTACATCTCAAATGTTAAGGTAGCATAGCATTGCAATCGTCTCCATTCTCCATGGGAAGAACCATTAAAAACCAAGGACATTCTAAGCATGTAGTGTCCAAAACATTGTTATAACTAATGTAAACTCCAAAATATGTCTCCTTCTTGTTGCTGCAGGTACCTGGTAGACAGTCAGTGGTTCAAACAGTGGAAGAAATATGTGGGATTTGACAGCTGGGACAAATATCAGATGGGGGACCAGAATGTCTACCCTGGGCCAGTTGATAACTCTGGTCTTCTCAGAGGTAAGACTTGTTTACACACTTACTCAGACAGGAAGACTAGAATAGCTGCATCATTCTGGCAAACAGCCACAAAGAGAATACAAAGCaacattgttgtttttgcaaGGGTTCATAGAAAGCTCTCCAGCATACCATCTATGTGTTTTGTGCTGCGGGAGATGCTCATTGTCAAGCCACTTGCCGGCTTTGTGAGTGGTGCTTACCCCTTTCTCCCCCTCTGTACCTCTAGATAGGGATGTTCTGGCTATCAAGGAACATCTCATTGATGAGCTGGACTACATCCTGGTGCCGACAGATGGCTGGAATAAGCTGCTCAGCTGGTACGGGCTGATGGAGGGTCAGGAGCCAATTGCACGCAAGGTAAGTGTTTGACCATTCGGAGAATGAGTGGATGGGGAGAAGCAAGTGGTGGTTGTTTTTACTTGCAAGACTTGTGGAATCAAGCTTTGTGCGTCTGTTCTGGGAAGCGTCAACCTAATTATTTGTAATTGTGCACAGTGTGCACCGTCTCTTATAGTGTTGTCGTGCTGTTGTAAATGGCAGACATTTATTGGTATGTACTTATTCCCTGTATTATTTTGAGGTACAGTGAGACAAGTAGCAACAAACCACTTATAAAGGATCTATTGTGTCAAATCCCATCCACACATTTGGCTAGTCATGCTGTCATGGCTGCTgcaaagcccccccccccccccccccccccccccaaaaaaaaaaaaaaaaaaacacccacccaaacccaaacccctCCACCCCCCTCACCCAT contains:
- the LOC129168261 gene encoding sodium- and chloride-dependent GABA transporter 2-like isoform X1, yielding MKGDAAKVGLQNGSTSQALDPLPASEEKMEERGQWSNKVEFILSVAGSIIGLGNMWRFPYLCYKNGGGAFLIPYLIFLFACGVPVFFLETALGQYTSEGGITCWRKISPLFEGLGYGTQVIVTLLNFYYIVVLAWGMFYLSFSFSWDLPWSSCNNSWNTENCVEFQRRNTSINQTIFSNATSPVMEFWERRALRISPGIDHMGSLNWDLVLCLFIAWVMCYFCIWKGVKSTGKVVYFTATFPYLMLIVLLVRGLTLPGAGIGIQFYLYPDLGRLADPQVWMDAGTQIFFSYAICLGSLTALGSYNRYNNNCYRDCLALCFLNSGTSFVAGFAIFSILGFMSYEQNVPISEVAESGPGLAFIAYPRAVTMMPFSPLWAALFFIMIVFLGLDSQFVCVESLVTAIVDMYPAVFRRKNRRELFLLGVVFISFLVGLVMLMEGGMYVFQLFDYYAASGMCLLFMGLFETVCIAWVYGKPAFKQEVLLDCVLVVAKKCPDCGSPGVDRFYDNIEDMIGYRPGPYIKYCWLFFTPATCIGTFAFSLIKYTPLKYNNEYVYPWWGYVIGWLLALSSMVCIPLWMAYKISTTQGTFRERIRLLITPSEDLPKTKREQERLLAIFAPEEDTSRNKIGYHPVLEQDSNL
- the LOC129168261 gene encoding sodium- and chloride-dependent GABA transporter 2-like isoform X2 → MKGDAAKVGLQNGSTSQALDPLPASEEKMEERGQWSNKVEFILSVAGSIIGLGNMWRFPYLCYKNGGGAFLIPYLIFLFACGVPVFFLETALGQYTSEGGITCWRKISPLFEGLGYGTQVIVTLLNFYYIVVLAWGMFYLSFSFSWDLPWSSCNNSWNTENCVEFQRRNTSINQTIFSNATSPVMEFWERRALRISPGIDHMGSLNWDLVLCLFIAWVMCYFCIWKGVKSTGKVVYFTATFPYLMLIVLLVRGLTLPGAGIGIQFYLYPDLGRLADPQVWMDAGTQIFFSYAICLGSLTALGSYNRYNNNCYRDCLALCFLNSGTSFVAGFAIFSILGFMSYEQNVPISEVAESGPGLAFIAYPRAVTMMPFSPLWAALFFIMIVFLGLDSQFVCVESLVTAIVDMYPAVFRRKNRRELFLLGVVFISFLVGLVMLMEGGMYVFQLFDYYAASGMCLLFMGLFETVCIAWVYGVDRFYDNIEDMIGYRPGPYIKYCWLFFTPATCIGTFAFSLIKYTPLKYNNEYVYPWWGYVIGWLLALSSMVCIPLWMAYKISTTQGTFRERIRLLITPSEDLPKTKREQERLLAIFAPEEDTSRNKIGYHPVLEQDSNL